Proteins from a single region of Hydra vulgaris chromosome 12, alternate assembly HydraT2T_AEP:
- the LOC136087839 gene encoding uncharacterized protein LOC136087839, translating to MSLHEESLKNLCRKCGLKIKKDSHYQLKPVIIYKHTILSFYKLDITSDHQKVHPEYLCKSCYMVLYRLDLKTKNSFVIERSDKFFTFTEHTETCYVCNTLTKVGRNKKVPAINTNQQLKTIASKHGFDCYNENNKNYFVIVEINSCRQIVSKTLSLESNSMWRLIVLNREVPLSNNVIKSLPVHLNLQSADIIFSTISCVNICKGNNDFHYLIRNKFSDFKNFQSTSNEDVGIIEMEEGNTVDNFKVIRHKDCSLICSEACCNSCTMYRTNLRVMESRRKSNENQSSISSNSKKNDRYFSKSELLTKIKLLEKERKENLAKQQRVQKKLEKSIIEEGVVLEEEEHTIIKETNEKYGEENPFTEDSPQALLWQQQKIQAGLKDRKWIN from the coding sequence ATGAGTCTTCATGAGgaatctttgaaaaatttatgtagAAAGTGtggcttaaaaataaaaaaggatagTCACTATCAATTAAAACCTGTTATTATCTATAAACATACAATTCTTAGTTTTTACAAGCTGGATATAACTTCAGATCATCAAAAGGTACACCCTGAATATTTATGCAAATCATGTTATATGGTCTTATATAGgttagatttaaaaacaaaaaatagcttTGTAATTGAAAGGAGTGATAAGTTCTTCACTTTTACTGAACACACAGAAACCTGTTATGTATGTAACACACTCACAAAAGttggaagaaataaaaaagtacctGCGATAAATACAAATCAACAGTTAAAAACAATTGCATCGAAACATGGTTTTGACTGTTACaatgaaaacaacaaaaattattttgtaatagttGAAATCAATAGTTGTCGCCAAATTGTTAGCAAAACATTGTCATTAGAGTCAAATAGCATGTGGAGACTAATTGTTTTAAATCGTGAAGTGCCATTATccaataatgttattaaatcaCTACCAGTTCACCTAAATCTTCAATCTGCTGATATTATATTCTCAACCATTTCatgtgtaaatatatgtaaaggTAACAATGACTTCCactatttaataagaaataaattttctgattttaaaaatttccaaagCACATCAAATGAGGATGTTGGAATAATTGAGATGGAAGAAGGCAATACAGTTGATAACTTTAAAGTTATTAGACATAAAGATTGTTCATTAATATGTTCCGAAGCCTGTTGCAATTCTTGTACCATGTACCGTACTAACTTGCGTGTAATGGAATCCAGAAGAAAGAGTAATGAAAACCAATCATCTATCTCATCTAACAGTAAGAAAAATGACCGATACTTTTCTAAATCagaattattaacaaaaattaaacttttagagaaagaaagaaaagaaaatcttGCAAAACAACAACGTgtgcaaaaaaaacttgaaaaatctaTAATAGAAGAAGGGGTTGTTCTTGAAGAGGAGGAACACACAATTATTAAggaaacaaatgaaaaatatgGGGAAGAAAATCCATTTACTGAGGACTCACCTCAAGCATTGTTGTGGCAGCAACAAAAAATCCAGGCTGGACTTAAAGACAGAAAGTGGATCAATTAA